A section of the Gemmatimonadota bacterium genome encodes:
- a CDS encoding SpoIIE family protein phosphatase, giving the protein MKRAARTAARKAARFGSAILRALTRLAPDTWTKRCIYAGLVMAAGVFLVLGTWQGVVTWLGWPAIALLAAGIFYYTWKVFSWLRDHLLWKVRNRIIVVFLFAGIAPLCIATSISILVGWLWIGTLGTNLVTRHIEETVDRLDHIPVDMQLALLRTASEDRPPYAGIVDEILRDNPDLTGLSISVFEDGRPVLASLPFDTPEPHPDWLLREDHFADVVYDSLSDGLSALSFRAGTTIEFRGRNLYVLSYKPLGEEYRTKIWEDLGTQVAFRSGPGDFEDVTVYESAPSEVERSRLPLWGELHVPWAASFAVRSWNSGAQTMAILGLDLDPAHIFEATVTGDMLLSGFPPLFVVVIVLCSVFVCFELISFMIGLLISRRITTAVHGLYEGTEAIRAGRTDFRVEEKARDQLGELGRSFNTMAHSIEMLMNEEREKERIETELSMAREVQARFIPNMPPQRGPLELAGAWIPARTVSGDYYDFIEHRDRVLDIVVGDISGKGISAALMMAGLQASLRSQALDPALEGSPDRLSRLMSRLNVYLCHSTAPERFATVFICSYHMETARLNYCCAGHNPPLLLRNGSDDVSLLESGGYPIGLFPEAEYEDSSVIVDPGDLFAVYTDGITDALNREDEDFGEARLRGVLSRNRDRSSEEILERILASVRDFSLGVEQFDDQTAVIGRVR; this is encoded by the coding sequence ATGAAGCGCGCCGCACGCACAGCTGCACGCAAGGCCGCACGATTCGGGTCCGCCATCCTCCGGGCGCTGACGCGGCTGGCCCCGGATACCTGGACGAAGCGCTGCATCTATGCGGGACTGGTCATGGCGGCCGGGGTCTTCCTGGTCCTGGGCACCTGGCAGGGTGTGGTCACCTGGCTCGGTTGGCCCGCGATCGCCCTGCTGGCCGCCGGCATTTTCTACTACACGTGGAAGGTCTTTTCGTGGCTGCGGGACCATCTGCTGTGGAAAGTCCGAAATCGCATTATCGTCGTTTTCCTCTTCGCCGGCATCGCTCCCCTGTGTATCGCTACTTCGATCAGCATACTCGTCGGATGGCTCTGGATCGGCACCCTGGGCACCAACCTGGTCACCCGCCATATCGAAGAAACCGTCGACCGGCTCGATCACATACCGGTCGATATGCAGCTGGCCCTGCTGAGGACGGCTTCGGAAGACAGACCGCCTTACGCCGGGATCGTGGACGAGATCTTGCGGGATAATCCGGACCTTACCGGCCTGTCGATCAGCGTATTCGAGGATGGCCGTCCGGTACTTGCATCGCTCCCATTCGATACACCCGAACCCCACCCGGACTGGCTGCTCCGGGAAGACCACTTCGCCGACGTAGTCTACGACAGCCTGTCCGACGGCCTCTCCGCGCTGTCCTTTCGCGCCGGCACCACGATCGAGTTCCGCGGACGGAACCTGTACGTCCTCTCCTACAAGCCGCTGGGGGAGGAATACCGGACGAAGATCTGGGAAGATCTCGGCACGCAGGTCGCGTTTCGGTCGGGACCGGGCGATTTCGAAGACGTCACCGTCTATGAGTCTGCACCTTCGGAAGTGGAAAGGTCCCGGTTGCCGCTCTGGGGGGAGCTTCATGTACCCTGGGCCGCCTCGTTCGCCGTCCGGTCCTGGAATTCAGGGGCGCAGACCATGGCGATACTGGGCCTGGATCTCGATCCGGCACACATTTTCGAAGCGACCGTCACCGGCGACATGCTGCTGTCCGGTTTTCCTCCACTGTTTGTCGTCGTCATCGTCCTGTGTTCGGTATTCGTCTGCTTCGAGCTGATCTCCTTCATGATCGGGCTGCTCATCTCGCGGCGGATTACCACGGCGGTGCACGGGCTGTACGAGGGCACGGAAGCCATCCGCGCCGGCAGGACGGACTTCCGCGTGGAAGAAAAGGCGCGGGATCAGCTGGGCGAACTCGGCCGCTCCTTCAACACCATGGCGCATAGCATCGAGATGCTGATGAATGAAGAAAGAGAAAAGGAGCGTATCGAAACGGAACTTTCCATGGCACGGGAGGTGCAGGCCCGTTTCATACCCAACATGCCGCCGCAGCGGGGTCCCCTCGAACTGGCCGGCGCCTGGATCCCCGCCCGCACAGTCAGCGGAGACTACTACGACTTCATCGAACACCGGGATCGAGTGCTGGATATCGTGGTCGGCGACATCTCGGGCAAGGGCATATCGGCGGCGCTCATGATGGCCGGTCTGCAGGCGTCGCTGCGGTCCCAGGCGCTGGACCCCGCGCTGGAAGGAAGCCCGGACCGGTTGTCCAGGCTGATGTCCCGCCTCAACGTCTACCTGTGCCACAGCACGGCGCCGGAACGCTTCGCCACCGTATTCATCTGCTCGTACCACATGGAGACGGCCCGGCTCAATTACTGCTGCGCCGGGCACAATCCCCCACTTCTCTTGCGCAACGGCAGCGACGATGTCTCGTTGCTCGAAAGCGGCGGTTACCCCATCGGGTTGTTTCCGGAAGCGGAATACGAAGATTCCTCCGTCATTGTCGATCCGGGGGATCTCTTCGCGGTCTATACCGACGGCATTACGGATGCGCTCAACCGAGAGGACGAGGACTTCGGGGAAGCCCGCCTTCGCGGGGTCCTTTCGCGTAACCGCGACCGGTCCAGCGAGGAGATCCTGGAGCGGATCCTCGCCTCCGTCCGCGACTTCTCCCTCGGCGTGGAACAGTTCGACGACCAGACCGCCGTCATCGGCCGGGTGCGCTAA